A genomic stretch from Deltaproteobacteria bacterium includes:
- a CDS encoding chemotaxis protein produces the protein RAQHRLIEAQKDKIADAARRATDITTRLATATEELAAQIEESSRGTENQKLRLAETATASEQMNSSILEVARNSGEAAKNADQAKSHAETGQVVVSETVQAIETVRTRSEEMATTVQQLGEQASGIGNIIGIISDIADQTNLLALNAAIEAARAGDAGRGFAVVADEVRKLAEKTMTATKEVEQAITAIQQGTRQNITLMGNAAQSVQQTVDLTGKAGDALRRIVEVSADTADMIRNIATAAEEQSTASEQITRSTDEISLVATETADAMNQSAEAVSELARMAEDLRQLIQSMRE, from the coding sequence CGCGCCCAGCACCGACTGATCGAAGCGCAAAAGGATAAAATCGCCGACGCGGCACGGCGAGCCACGGACATCACCACCCGCTTGGCCACGGCAACAGAGGAACTCGCGGCCCAGATCGAGGAATCCAGCCGGGGCACGGAAAACCAAAAACTGCGTCTGGCCGAAACCGCCACGGCCAGCGAACAGATGAACTCCTCCATCCTGGAAGTGGCCCGCAACTCCGGCGAAGCCGCGAAAAACGCCGACCAGGCCAAATCCCACGCCGAAACAGGTCAGGTCGTGGTCAGCGAAACCGTCCAGGCCATCGAGACCGTGCGCACCCGGTCCGAGGAAATGGCGACGACCGTACAACAGCTTGGCGAGCAGGCCTCGGGCATCGGCAACATCATCGGCATCATTTCGGACATCGCGGACCAGACCAATCTCCTGGCCCTCAACGCAGCCATCGAAGCGGCCCGGGCCGGGGACGCCGGACGCGGATTCGCCGTGGTCGCCGACGAAGTGCGCAAGCTGGCCGAAAAAACCATGACCGCCACCAAGGAAGTGGAACAGGCCATCACGGCCATCCAACAGGGCACGCGGCAGAACATCACGCTGATGGGGAACGCCGCCCAAAGCGTGCAGCAGACCGTGGATTTGACGGGCAAGGCAGGCGACGCGCTGCGGCGCATCGTCGAGGTCTCCGCCGACACGGCGGACATGATCCGCAACATCGCCACGGCCGCCGAGGAACAATCCACGGCCAGCGAACAGATCACCCGCTCCACGGACGAAATCAGCCTGGTGGCCACCGAAACCGCCGACGCCATGAACCAATCCGCCGAGGCAGTGTCCGAACTGGCGCGCATGGCCGAAGACCTGCGCCAACTCATTCAAAGCATGCGGGAGTGA